The DNA region tttatcttttcacaacccatccttcctccagccagtcattttctgctcatggccattgagtcccactgtggcactgataaaattactgcatcccattgggagttgctccagccagggggaagagcccaacatttcttaccaagataaaaacagagggtttgggacactaagggagcccctttctccactggactccagagggaaaccggatttctccacatccccactggagctccggagggaaactgcgccttgtacaggagcactgctccaactgagccacatctgtcactgcaggaggatgcagccaccatgggatgggactgctgccaacaccctgcctgcctgacgggtgtcaggttgtactctgactgtgtcagggtttggggtttgttctttgtagtgctgtatttctattttaatttccctagtaaacaactgttattcccattcccagatctttgcctgagagccccttgatttcaaaattataataatttggagggaggggatttacattctccatttcaaagagaagctcctgcctttctcagcacacacctgtcctccaaactaaaacagcaacttttcattctctgtccatatataagccacacctgattataagccacactttgggtttggaccaaaattttagtcaaaatggtgcagcttataatcatgaaattactgtaatctctttTTTAATGGCCATGGTCAAAAAATGGCCACTAAAATAGAATAAATGCAGCTGGAAGAATCAGTGTGAGCACAAGGAGTTTGTAGAATTAAAAGGGTTTGATGTAAGGGGActgttgttatttttctgaCAAGAAATTCTTGTGGCTTTAAATAACTGAAGTTCAGTGTGGTCCTTATTTGTTCAGAATTTTAAATTGTCTCAAAGTCAGAGTGAGATCcatgaaaaatgcagcagttAAAGTGAGCTTGGCCCTTTTGCTGTGCAGGATTGCTGGTGAACCTCTCCCTGATCCCTGTGATGGgagggctggctctgtgcacTGCCACTGAAATCAGCTTCAACATCCTGGGCTTCTCTGCAGCCCTGTCCACCAACATCATGGACTggtgagctctggggctggggagttaaaataaaaatgcattttattaggAAATGGATTCACATAGTTAATTCTGTACAGTGCATTGAAATGTTGGTattgtaaatgtatttttaacaaTTTATTCACTTTGTAACAGCATTATTGAGAtagatttaataaaattttcttatttaaacTCCTTTCTGTACTTGTAGAAAACATTTCCCCACCTGAGGATTGATTGACTTATCCTAAAATACAGCTaaattgtggttttattttcttataattaaaaaaaaatatttttgcatttttttattttctagtttgCAAAACGTCTTTTCCAAAAAACTGCTCAGTGGAGATAAATACAGATTTTCGTAagtattgaaaatatttcaggtttattttagGGCTgcataaagaaacaaaagattTAGGTGTAATTCTGATCACTTCTGTCCTTTTCTCAGGGGAAGAAAACTCCCCTGAGCTCCCACTGCAAGATTCATAATCAGTTACAACTcccagaaataaatattttaaatttaaaatatttatataaatattcacATATTCATATAATtgttatatacatatatataaaatatttaataactatgaatattaaatatattaataaaacaaaaatattttcacagcaaTCAGTCCTTACTCTGCAGTCAGGAACTGTCTTTAACATTGTTGGGTGtgcaaaaaataactttttaactCTGAAACTTAAACCAAGAGCAAATTCTTGTgctaaaaaattaataaaatatttgtattttagcATGAGATAAAAAGctacttctgtttttttttgtgccttttaGCTTGAGTCCCTGGTAGCAAACttctatttttgctttgaaaaaggaagttttaattaatttaaattttttttttctgctttgtagaGCCCCAGAGCTTCAGTTCTacaccagtgctgctgctgtggttaTGCTTATTCCAGCTTGGATATTTTTCATGGtaatttgaatttattattttaattaattttttttttaattgtgagCAGAATGTGCAACAAAGTTTAAtcttaaattttgctttttatccttctcattttttaaaatcagcctgaaataaaattcacCCACTGTTTGGAAGAGATTGGGGaagtaaaaaagagaaaattgtcaaagaaattatttaataaacatGAGTTAATCCAAAAAGTTTATCTCAGGATTTTTGAGTTGAAATCATGATTTTGTCTCAGTGCATTTAAGGTTTGAGATAAAGACTTGCAAACAACATCTGGAATATTTGTTGACTTTGTGTTGCTATTTGTGTGGTGTACAGGAATATCAACTCcctgaaagcaaattttttttgagaaaaaattacAGGACCTAAATGTCTTATTTTGTTGGGCTaaaatttcagtgtaaaattCAGTTGGGTGGAAAATCACTTTTAGATTTTCTCATGAACTAAAcccttaaatttttttaattatatatttttttgccatttagGACGTGCCTGTGATTGGGAAGAGCGGGAGGAGCTTCAGCTACAACCAGGATATTGTCATTCTGCTGCTGATAGATGGAGTGCTGTTCCACCTGCAGAGTGTCACAGCCTATGCCCTGATGGGGAAAATTTCTCCTGTGACTTTCAGGTACAACTTCAGgcctggtgtcactgctgtcaccacgctccctgatgtcccctgctGCCCCTACTGTCCCTGACATCCCTGttgtcccctgatgtcccctctgtccctggtatccccactgtccctgctgtctctGATATCCCCActgttccctctgtccctggtgttgctgctgtccccactctctgtgatgtcccctctgtccccactgtccgtgacatccctgctgtccccactgtccctgatgtccccactgtctcTGAtatcccctgctgtcccctctgtcctcactgtcccctctgtccctgctgtccccactgtcctaCTGTCCCCACTATCTCTGAtatcccctgctgtccccttctgtccctggtgtcccctctgtccccactgtctctgatgtccccactgtccctgctgtcctcacTGTCTCCACTGTCTCTGAtatcccctctgtccctggtgtccctgttgtccccactgtccctgacATCCCTGttgtcccctgatgtccccactgtctcTGATATGTCCACTGTTCCCTCTGTTCCTGGTGTGCCTTCTGTCCCCACTGTCTCTGATGTCCCCACTctccctgatgtccccactgtcccctctgtccctgacATCCCTgttgtccccactgtcccctgtgtccctgacatccctgctgtcctcactgtccctgacatccctgctgtcccctttgtccccactgtcccccctgtccctgacGTCCCTGCCGTTGCCTGCAGCGTTGCCAGCACAGTCAAACATGCCCTGTCCATCTGGCTCAGCATCATCGTGTTTGGGAACAAGATCACCAGCCTGTCAGCTGTGGGCACTGTCCTGGTCACCGTGGGGGTCCTGCTCTACAACAAAGCcaagcagcaccagcaggagaccctgcacagcctggccatggccccccagcccctgccaggccCCACCGAGGACACCGAGCCCCTGATCCCCAAGGATTTGGAGCCCTATGATTAATGGGGCTCTTCATCCTCCCAGCCCAGCGTGGCTCCAAGGAAATCCTCCTGGATGTGCTGCTTCCTTTGCTTCCTTTGAGTTCCTGGCAGGATTTGCCCAGGATTTgaagcaggaaggagctggggaggatgTGATGCCTCAACGTGGTAAATGTGGGGCTTTGTTGTCTTTCCTCGACTGCAAGTCACATCCAGGCCTGTGTTGGTGGAAGAACTTTGGTGTCTTGTGGGAAAacaatccctgtgtccctccccaTCCAAATAATGTGAAAATGTGGCCCCAGCACTGAGTTCTGCTGGCAGAGGGATGGAATTGGTGCCTGGTGGAAATTCCTGATTGTTACTCTGCATTTCCTGCGTCCTCCATCGTTCTGTGTGGTGCAGAGATGGAAGAGGTCCAAGGAGGGCATtgtcccaccctgctctgctttggggtGGCCTCATCTCAAGCCCTGAGGgctttttggggtcccaaaacctgccagagctgcaggagcatttggacagcACAGGATGGGATGTTGGGtgtgatccttgtggatccccTCCCACTCAGGACATTCCAGAATTCTAAAAGGGATTACAATTCCCACCCTGCTCTCCCAACAAAcaacttttgatttttttggatgAAGCAAACTGTGGGAAATGAGCTGTGAGCACCTACTGCTGACTGCAAATCCAAGATTTGGAGTGGTTTTCCTGCTAAAATTTAACGTGGGAATACCTGATTCTGATCATTTACTGACAAAACTGAAATGCAAGTATTCACACACATCCCCTGTGTAAATGAAGTATTGAATTCAATACTTGTAGCTGCttggaggtaaaaaaaaaaacaaacaaaacaacaaaaaacactgaaaattgtGGTGACAAAGGAAGCAGaatctctgtatttctgtaagaaaccattttgttgttttaatttcattttattgtgcatgaggaaagaaattaatggggtttttaatattatttctaaGAGTGCAACAAAAGGCTGCCTTTTAGAAACTCAGGGTTATGAGTCTGACCTGTGTGTAAAATATCTAATTTCTGGTTATGTAAAGAAATCTCAGAGGCATCTGTGACAGATGGG from Catharus ustulatus isolate bCatUst1 chromosome 24, bCatUst1.pri.v2, whole genome shotgun sequence includes:
- the LOC117006867 gene encoding solute carrier family 35 member E2A-like translates to MSAVTSAPIPDTPSPPQLEEKPKGKSLFQLGSLFANRSEKFVIARSDSLPEENVLKITITETTVIESDLGIWNSHALIYLTLWFFFSFCTLFLNKYILSLLEGEPSMLGAVQMLSTTFIGCIKMFVPCCLYQHKTRISYPPNFIMIMLFVGLMRFATVVLGLVSLKNVAVSFAETVKSSAPIFTVIMSRMILGEYTGLLVNLSLIPVMGGLALCTATEISFNILGFSAALSTNIMDCLQNVFSKKLLSGDKYRFSAPELQFYTSAAAVVMLIPAWIFFMDVPVIGKSGRSFSYNQDIVILLLIDGVLFHLQSVTAYALMGKISPVTFSVASTVKHALSIWLSIIVFGNKITSLSAVGTVLVTVGVLLYNKAKQHQQETLHSLAMAPQPLPGPTEDTEPLIPKDLEPYD